A window of the Vigna angularis cultivar LongXiaoDou No.4 chromosome 3, ASM1680809v1, whole genome shotgun sequence genome harbors these coding sequences:
- the LOC108324923 gene encoding 40S ribosomal protein S3-3 → MATQMSKKRKFVADGVFFAELNEVLTRELAEDGYSGVEVRVTPMRTEIIIRATRTQAVLGEKGRRIRELTSVVQKRFKFPENSVELYAEKVNNRGLCAIAQAESLRYKLLGGLAVRRACYGVLRFVMESGAKGCEVIVSGKLRAQRAKSMKFKDGYMISSGQPVKDYIDSAVRHVLLRQGVLGIKVKIMLDWDPKGKQGPVTPLPDIVTIHTPKEEEEYIRPAPVLANDIEVPVA, encoded by the exons ATGGCGACCCAAATGAGCAAGAAGAGAAAG TTCGTGGCTGATGGAGTGTTTTTCGCGGAACTAAATGAGGTTTTGACACGAGAGCTGGCGGAGGATGGTTACTCTGGTGTGGAAGTGAGGGTTACGCCGATGCGCACTGAAATCATCATCAGAGCTACAAGAACCCAAGCCGTACTCG GTGAGAAGGGAAGGAGAATCAGGGAACTTACCTCGGTGGTTCAGAAGAGATTCAAGTTTCCAGAGAACAGCGTTGAACTCTACGCTGAGAAAGTCAACAACAGGGGACTTTGCGCCATAGCTCAGGCTGAGTCTCTTCGCTACAAGCTCCTCGGGGGACTTGCTGTACGCAG GGCTTGCTATGGTGTTTTGAGGTTTGTCATGGAGAGTGGTGCCAAGGGATGTGAG GTGATTGTGAGTGGTAAATTGAGAGCCCAGAGGGCAAAATCCATGAAGTTTAAGGATGGCTACATGATTTCTTCTGGGCAACCTGTCAAGGATTACATTGACTCTGCAGTGAGACACGTCCTCCTCAGACAG GGTGTTCTTGGCATTAAGGTGAAGATTATGCTTGATTGGGATCCTAAAGGGAAGCAGGGTCCTGTAACTCCTCTCCCTGATATTGTCACAATTCATACTCCAAAAGAGGAAGAGGAATACATCCGGCCTGCTCCAGTTCTGGCCAATGATATCGAGGTCCCTGTGGCTTGA
- the LOC108325099 gene encoding 40S ribosomal protein S17 produces the protein MGRVRTKTVKKSSRQVIERYYSRMTLDFHTNKKVLEEVAIIPSKRLRNKIAGFSTHLMKRIQKGPVRGISLKLQEEERERRMDFVPEVSAIRTDQIEVDKETIDMLAALGMSDVPGVVKVDPVAVQAPPAFGRGAGGRRY, from the coding sequence ATGGGGCGTGTTAGGACGAAGACAGTGAAGAAGTCGTCAAGGCAAGTGATAGAGAGGTATTACTCTCGCATGACGCTGGACTTCCACACCAACAAGAAGGTTCTGGAAGAGGTGGCCATCATTCCGTCAAAGAGGCTCCGTAACAAAATCGCCGGCTTCTCCACCCACCTTATGAAGCGCATCCAGAAGGGACCAGTGCGCGGCATCTCCCTCAAGCTGCAGGAGGAGGAGCGCGAGCGCCGCATGGACTTCGTCCCTGAAGTCTCTGCCATCCGGACCGACCAGATCGAGGTCGACAAGGAGACCATCGACATGCTCGCCGCCCTCGGAATGTCCGATGTTCCCGGCGTCGTCAAGGTCGATCCGGTTGCCGTACAAGCACCGCCCGCATTCGGTCGCGGCGCCGGCGGACGGAGGTATTAG